The DNA sequence ccattctgaaatacagtcagacaaggctcaggaggacaacggcttaccacccgcagacgaatggtcttacggagcggctgaataagaccctcgccgacatgctagcgatgtacgtcgacgtcgaacacaagacgtgggacgcggtcctgccgtatgtcaccttcgcgtacaacacggcggtgcaagaaacaacacagatcacgccgtttaagctggtttatggcaggaacccgatgacgatgcttgacgccatgctgccgcacgtaactgacgaagagaacgttgacgtcgctagctatctccagcacgccgaagaagcccgacagctcgcccgcctgcggatcaagagccagcagaggaccgacagccgacactacaacctccgacgacgcttcgtcgagtaccagcctggcgaccgtgtttgggtatggaccccgatacgccgacgaggactcagtgagaaactactccgacgctatttcggaccctacaaggtcatccgacgtattggcgctctggactatgaggtcgtgccagacggcatttcgcattcacagcggcgccgcgcacgatctgaagtggtccacgtggtgcgccttaaaccgttttacggacgctgacgaacttcgtcatttttgttcttttctttgctgcgagtgcttttgtttattacttttgtttgtttgcaagtatcgggtcgatgctttttaagagggggtaatgacgcgtgtacttatctttatcgagcgacacgttttgccgcctagcaaatgttatcgcacagcgcgggacgcgcctgcatttatccgaagtttctggaaagttgtcgatgcttctatccgctgtctgttgtcgccgaaccttgtgttatctgatttcatcgcttgacgggaatggtgtagaacattgtagaaggcatgcgggtcccaactaTTAGTgcggaacattcgatgactgctctataaaagccgacgcgcttgacccgctgatcagattttcgacgatcgccgagcgtgttcgccgctttcgttgtgctataagtgtagcctgttttgtgggcacaggttcgcccaataaaagctagttttgtattccaccttactgcttctttcttcaccgtcactaccacgtgacaatataaataaACCAGAGGCATGTCGAATGTATCAGTTCTTGCTCCGCTTTCGTTTAATAATTCGTGATATTTCGCACTTCATCAGACAGTTCAACAAGATCTTCAGGACAAGGGCATTAGGTTTTCTTATTCATCGCAGAACATCAATACCCTCTACTTGACTTTACACTCTTATTTGCGCGATCTCGAGTCTTGTCTTGATGGACTTCCTTTCTTATCAGTAGTAGATGTTAACTGCTTGTTATTCCATTGTCTAATCTGGTTTTGCTTCCTCGTCATTATCAGCATGTGGCGATTGCGCAACTAACATCAGTAATATGCTTGGTGATTACTTACAACGATAATTTAAACTCATAGAAGAACGTGAAGGCAAacattagaaaaagaaatactcaGTGCCTTTCatttctgtgaagaaggatgagtAGCGAAGCTATGCATGTGGGCCCCTTTTAATGCCGAACtgcgcctccgccgccggtcggcccggcattgtgcTATGTTCGGAATCGGCCGACACATGAGGAGTGCCTAAAGCCTGCTTcccttccgccgcgggtcggccctgcattgcaatatcttcgttttttttcttcacgcGGGCACggtagtggggaaagtagccctcaacagcttcgctgtaaaagaaaaataaacgcgcCGGATATGCTGTTGCGTTGCTTGAGCAATAAACGCAAAGGTATGAGCTGGCACCGACCTACAATATTATTTAACCGccttggggtggggggggggaggggtgttggTGTCGGGTTGCTAAGTGCGATGgcatgtgtacacacacacaaacacatcgTGCGCGTGGTCACTGGTAACCGTGGTCACTGGTTATCGAAACCAAGCACCGGACTAACTTGCGCCACTGCGTATGTGGCAGCGTTTGCATACATGTCGCTCTTCAACCAACCTCTTTCACGCTCATAAGCGTCAGTGCCGAGGGGTCACAAGGTACACACCGCTGCTCGAAGAGACTCCGTGACGCCGACTTGGAACACTGTCCACGTGCGACTTAGTCTGGGCCGGTCTACAATGATTCTCTTTGATACTTActtggtatgtgccagtaggcgagtgccgctctacaatgaacTTCTTTGACGTCAACTgatgacactaggtatgtgcgaATTATGGAAAGAAAGGTATGTGTCAgtgacaaggactgaaagaaaaatcccttaaatttatccgttgctgagcggaatcgaacacACGACACAGTGATTCAGGGTCAGCGACCCGACGCCTTAACAGattgcgccacaaatgcacttgATATATGctacttttcaatgaacgccttctTATATCAGCGCTTCTTCGACGTGCTCCGTGAATGCACTGCACATgtggcactcttcaatgaacccgTCGCCAACTTGGGTGACGATGTGCGTGACCccgaaagtgcgtgaagtaccctaagaatgcgaAGACATCAAAATGAGCTCGTGACTGTATTCGTTCTACGCGGGCAGAGTCATCCGGCCTAGGAATCCGAGGGCCGTGGCTATTTGCCGCGCCCTGTACACTTTGTGCATCGGTTGATAtgcctttctttttataaaagtTGACCAAGAGGCTAGGTGGGCcaccggccgtggttgcttagtgtctacggtgttgggctgccaagcacgcggtcgcgggatcgattcccaGCCATGgagggcgcatttcgatgggggtgagatgcgaaaacaccagtgtagttagatttaggggcacgttaaagaagctcTCGTGGTCCAAGTTATTCTGGAGTACCCCACtgtggcatgcttcataatcgaTTCCCGGCCATGAAgggtgcatttcgatgggggtgaaatgcgaaaacgcccgtgtagttcgaattaggggcacgttaaagaagttCTCGTGGTCCAAGTTATTCTGGAGTACCCCACtgcggcatgcttcataatcaaatcgtaggttcggcacgtaaaaccttgcAATATAGTGTAGGCTAGGTGAGCCGATCGCGGAGATATGCAGTCTCTGGCGCAAAGTGGATAATACACAACTCTATTGGCGCTAGGTATGCCCATACAATTAATTTTACTTACTTTGGGACTAATTCTCTATTTACGCCTTGTTGAGACCTACATTCTGATACCTTTTGCGACTCGCTACGACGCTTCCGATGCGCGAAGAGGTCGTTAATTTTTCTGGAAGTGGTTAACAGATAACCAGATCCCTGATACGACCAATCCTCGTGAAGTCAGCAAAGGAGACCTAGTCCTAAAATTGAATTGGGCATAAGCTCCGCGAATGCGCTGAAGTTTCTTTCTGAAATACGACTGCTTGATTGCTAAGGTTTAATGTACCAAGGCAACAGTTGGGGCTATGTGAGACGCCATAATTGTAGCGTTCCAGATCAGTGCAGCCACCTGGCAATGAGGCTGTGTTGCTAGTCACTGCTTCGGTTTCTGCTCGCGGTGGCGTTGTTCTGGTGAGGGCAGGTTTTAAAGATGTTCCAGTGCCATTCGTTGTGTACGGGTTAAACAAAACCAGACGATCGAAATAAAACCACAGCTCCCCGCTACGGAGTTTCTAATAGAGCATAAGCTGGCATAAGACGCTGAAGTGTAAAATCCCATTGGTTACACCACAGCGTCACGTCAAATGCACGGTGTGGTATTCCAGTGGTGATAAGGTAACATGGGCTTAGAAAGTATTAAGGAAGTTATGAAGCGAAGAAGGATAGCTGTCTGAAACATTGTGTTTTAAAGAAAATTAGGAAAAATGTTAACTGTAAGTAATTCAGTCCCACCCATTATTGAATTCCGCAATTTAACGAAGTACAATCGCTATCGGCGGGTCCTTTACAATATTTGCCGTTTAGGTGTAGTTGAACTCCAGTAGctaacaaaaacaataaagaaacgcTGATACCATAGACTGCAAGCACGCACACCTCCTAACATCTTTAGTATTTTTCGTTTCGTAAAACAATATGTGCTAGTAGAAAATGAGGTATACCATCAAACGCTGCTGTCAGAACACACCTTGATCGTGCAGGTATGATGATACTGCGTATCGCGAAtcgtgttattattttttttgacgGAGCAATGTTTACCGACCACAGGATTTGAGGAAAAGTTGAATACCTCCACCAGTCTCACAACCCAACCTAGTAATCGTTTTTACAGCCTCCACTAGTGCTTCCCagcaacattgtgatgtacgtaCGGTTGTACTGGCTGCCGCTACAGGCTGCTCAGAAATTCAGCATTTTCTGAGATAGCTTGGCCAGTAAACTTTTTAGTTGACAGTACGTTTGGCATGGTTGTTTACTTATCCCATTATCAGATTGCGGTGTCTATTCTGTGAAAACTTCAGTACAAACTGCAAACGCGAACAGTGCTTCTTCTGACACGATATGAGCAACCGAGTGTTATTAGAGGAGCACTGGCGCAATAATTTTATGCCTTCTCCTTTCGGCGGTGATAAGTACCTCACGAGCCAGTTATCATGACAGAAATACTAGTTTGTTTTATCACGCAACGGTGTATTATCTAGAGCTTTAATTATAGGGATTAGCCAAAGTTTCaatttcagagagcaacgagaggCGACAGAAGGTTCGTGAATGGTCAAGTGGCCATGCGATCACGCAATAACTATGATGCGAACGCTGGCGTGCGAGATTTGTGGTTGCTAGATTTTCTTCATCTACGTATACACGTGTGCCGCCTAATGTCCTCGCCTACCGCGTCGTCATCTTTATTTCGTCGTCCAGCAGCGACAATTATGTGCAGACGAGAGCCATCGCAATACTTTTAGGTGCGTAGGAATCTTCAAACCTACCTACCTTCCCACTTGGCAACCCTGATGTAGTGACTGATTTACTTCTAGCAGCAGCCGATTGGAGGCGACACAGGTTGACGCTAGCACCGACTGGAGACCAGCTGGCCTCCCCGGATAAAAAGGCAAATGACATTTTTTTCTTAAAACAGGCAAGTACGGGTGCCGTGTATTATATGAACCACAGAGAGAGTAAATTGAGATCTTTCTGTATATTTTCAATAAGGCAAAGTAGGAGCAAGCATAAGTTTTTTTTATATCTACTCTCGAAATTCGGCTGCTCATCAACAGTGTCCACGCTTGAAGTCCAGTGGCTCGCCCGAACTCCGTCCACTTCTGCCGTGTAGGGTGATGGAGGGGAAACCCTTCCGTGCTACTACGCATTCTATCTAGACTATCCCGAACCGAGGCAACAGTTCTCTGCTGACTATGGCTAGGAGTGTCTTTCacgaatgcatttgcttgccgcatcggaatgactgacagtgctgCCTGTAATAGTTGCGGCAGGGTGGAAACAATCGAAGATATCCTGTGTCATTGTCCCTGAGGGCATTTCGCAGAGACAGCCGCTCGTGACGGTGTTGGCACACCTCGATGACCAGCCACTTTCTGAGGAGACAATCTTGGCTGCCGGCAAACGCGACCTCCACACCAGAAGGCGGTGAAGGCGCTACTGAAATTTTCCCGATGAAGCGACCTGCTGCAATGACTCTGACACGCCTGcgttcctgtgtgtgtgtgtttgtgtgtgtgtgtgtgtgtgtgtgtgtgtgtgtgtgtgtgtgtgtgtgtgtgtgtgcgcgcgtgtgtgtgtgtgtgtgtgtgtgtatgtgtgtgattTTCCTTGTTTCTCTTTGACACCCTTTCCATAtgtgtatacttttttttttagatccttCTGTCTCCCCTTAAACCTTctccagtgcaaggtagcaaactcGATGTGTACCTGTtggcctccttgcctttcccatCTATTTTAATTCTCTATGAATGACGGTACCCAGCTCTGAATGCGTTGGGCAGAACTACACGATGCCGTATGCACTCGACATTGTACCTTACTCGCGTTTCGTGCGGAGCCAGTCACCGCATATAGGTGTGGGACATCTCAACGCGCGCTACAGAAACTGTAGAAATGAAACGGCGGGCATCCCGCTATGACTAACAACCGATGAAGAGTGGAAGTGCGGCAATGTAGAGCTAGGTTGTGTGATGGGCAAGAGCACACATAAGGTGCCGGGTAACCAACACAAACGTATGACGTAGCGCTGCTGTTATGCTCTGGGAAGTTTACAAATCCACGTTGTTGACACCAATGTCGTGAGGTGCTGCGCTTGGCGGTTCTTGAGTGCGCACCTATTATAAACGTTATCTTAAGTTTGTTTCAAGCGACATTCGCTGTTGATATTCAGTAGATGATGCGTGTTACCGAAAGCAATCAATCTGGCAAGTTATTTGGACTTCGAAATGTGTTCACTACTCTttttgaaaaacaaacaaaaatgtgtaGGCTCAAGCACCAGCGTTAAGCACGTGCAGTGTAAGCACTCTTATTAGAAAACATAAGTTTGCAGAGAACAAAAGTTCTATCCGTAGCCAAAAAATTTCGCGAGAAAGTGCACAGGACAATTGACAGCGAGGCCCGGGTTCGGCTGAAGACTAGCGTCACGTTGTCTCAGGTGTTCAAAAGTCCCATGAGACCTTGTTTTCTCAAGACAGCCTTTCGGTTCAGTCGCTTCACGTTTCTGCCGTTCTTCGCGAAGGTCCCCTTGTTTGCGTTTTTGCCGAGAACAGCCGACGAAGAGTTGTCTCTGCTCTTCGCCACTCCAGATACTCTGTTGTCGTCGGGTGACACAGAATGGCGTCGGCGTCCTCCGTCCAGTTCAGAAGCTCCACCCTGTGGTTCTGGAGGAAATTCCTCCGGCCGTACTTGCCCTAACCTTTCATCCTCTAGCCATACAACTCCGGCACCGACTGGCGAACTGGGAGCAGTGCGCCCAATCTCAAACGTCGAGGGTCCACGCTTTCCAGCGCTTCTGGCGGATGGAGAAGAACCGGAAGCTAGCTTGACTGGTTTCTCTAGATTGGCGGCGGCATTGGTTTTGTGAGGGGCCCGACGACCTtggtcctcgacgtcggcgttgtggAGCCGGATCGCGGCGGGCCCGAATGTGAGTTCGTCGCCGCCAACTGCGTCGCTTCCGCTGTCGTCGTCCCAGGGTCGACTGCTAATCTGATTCTGCACCTCGGCGTCAGACAGCGCGTACACCAGGGCGATGGTAGCGGCAACCGCCAGCGCCACAACCACGACCGACAACTGGACGAACAACATGGAGGACCTGCGAAGTAAGCGAGCAGAGGGAAGAACCCATTCGATGGCTCGGTGTCTGTCCCGCTCCCCCGTTCCGCACACGTGGCTGCGAGTTCAATGCGCGACACTGGCGCCTTAGTCAGGCGGGTGCATGAGCGCTGGTGCAAGTATATTTATATGTACACAATAatttactatatatatacatatattgaaaCGCACCGAACCTTATCGAACATGCTATACTGTACGGCAAGCAATTTTCTTTCATTTCAAAGTGGTTCCAAAAGAGCTCCCGAGGCAACGCTTCCTATTAAGGGACACAGTTGCATAGACGTTTGTAGACGTTCGTAGACGTTCGTAGACGTTTGAAAGTGGTGGGGCCTTTGCGACGTCTGCCGCCGCTTGTCGTTCCAGTAGAGCGGGGTAACTCATTTATACGGTTTTTTTTCCGCAAGATCATGTCGTTGTGCCTAGGCGCATTGCCGAGCAGGAAGGGAGGCTTTTCTCACTGGTACTACGGTAGTCAAGCGATAACGAAAACCTgcccaatttttttatgcgaagcatattactagagctcaacccagctcctcaggcgcggcggtgtcgccttcaataccacgtgacaccgtgacgtcacgacagaggagaaatggggctccaactcgcgccatcgctcgagagctcaacccagctcctcaggcgcggcggtgtcgccttcaataccacgtgacatcgtgacgtcacgacagaggagaaacggggctccaactcgcgccgttgctagcggcgtcgccccccgcatcggacgcggtgagcgtcgagcaacgcagcgttcggcgcgacaacgaaatgtgcgcctgagcaagcggcgcacgcctgagccgacgcccacgacaccggcttttctgcgacacgagctccttaacgctgtcgcgttaaaataaaggctagtatgcttctcatcctgggcttaaccttagctaagccacagccattttttcggtCTTTAGTCATTCTTGAAAGACTCTACAGTCACCGGAAGACCTAATATGAATCATCACGATATATACGTCACAGCTCAATTTCAACATACGTGAGTTGTGCGGCCGAAACATCAAAACGCATTTTCACTAAGACACATTAAACTTGCATTCTCCGCAACCATGAACCGCACCACAACTGGAAAACACCCCGCAACCAgaagccttcgacaacgtccGCATGAGCAACAAAACTGCTCTTAACGTGCATTCAGGTTAAGTATGACGGAGACTGTATATTGTATTGTAGGCCGCAGAATAAGGAGCTAATGAAGGAACTAAATGTATGTAGCCACTATCACATTCTTGAAACACACTTCCCGGCCATTAAGTTCTAAAATACGTGAAGTCAACCGAATGTGCATGAAGCGCTCTTCTCTAAAGAAACGTCCTCTTTACCCTCTCCGCCAGCGTCTACTGCCTCAGTGCCGCTGGATGGGCCACGGTTACATTGAACTGTAATTTACAAAAGTTTAAGTGCACTCGAGCAGCGTTCATTGGCAATGGTGCCTCTCAGTGACAGCGCCGCCCCACTCCCCACTGACGGAATATGTGACGAAGCTAACCACTCCCCTACCTATGCCTGTAAATTACAATTTTCACGCTGCCTGCGAGGCCAGTACGAGACGGTGACCTACAGGCGCGCCAAATGCCAGCCAGAGGTAACTCACTGCAGACGTTCTCGCGTGGTGTTCAAATTTATCGAAATTCTACAAGCCGCTGGAGCACCTTCCCACTGGAACATCCACGAGCAACCTCGAAAATTAGCGCCAGGTTCCCCCCTGCAGCACCATTGGCGCGTCTTTTAAACAACTCACGAACGATATACGCTCTCTTTTTAAACAACGGGCGGGTTTCAAGGgctgtctgcaaaaaaaaaaaaaaaaatccttctgGAGCCAACTGGAAGGACCCGGAACGTTTGCCTCTGTAAAGATGAAGGCAACGATCTGGGGTTTCAATGCTGGCGGCCTGATGTTACATGGCTGCAATCCTCGTAAGCTATAGCTGCTACCGGTAGATGTCGCTTGCGGTAGTTTCGCCTAttctaggtgactatttgtcattGCCTCCTTTCCAAGGCGccgccaataaatcatcattatTATCCAGGTGCTCCTATGGTCCAGGAAATTGTTGTCCATGCCTGTATTCTACGCGTGAATAACTTAGGCCTTTCAAAAGTGCGTTGCGCCGTCAGACGTCACACAATCATACATTTGTCATAGGACTTCCAACAACCATTACTCGATGGAATCCTTGCGCCACGATTGTGTAGCTACCACGTGAATGGCACGTACATAGTTAATGATATTCATATGCTTGTGGCTTCTTTTGCTCTAGAAACCTTATTTTCTACGCTTTCTCTTAAACATTCAAGCGCGCTTATCTCTGTAAACGCGTGAAGGCAATCGATTTCTGCGCGTGAGCCTGAACACTGCATTTTGTAGCACTTATAACGTACTATTTCTTTAAAAATAGTCAATGTACAATGCCGTAAAAGCCGTCGGCAGTTAGAAGAACGATACTTAGAGACATCCGCGCATGACCTGTCGATATTGTGCTCGCTGAACAACCATACGTTCACCACCCGTGTAGACACAAGCAGTATACATCTCGTACTCCAACGAGCTGAACTAAAGCGCCGCCTCTACACTGATGAAAACACTACACTTCTCCAGATTCACCGCGGAGTCTCAATGAAGACGAGTGATAATAATTTTCGAGGGGAGGTACTGATACGGAGTTTAACATGTGAGCACTTGCATAAGGGCTGCgtacttctttttttaatgtcgAGGTGGTGCTTTGATCTAACAAAGGTTCTAGAATACAGGGCGCAGACTCTCACCACTGCTGCCGGTTCGGCTTTGGCCAGGCTCCGCGCACGCTCGTGACCGACTGCTGGCAGTCATCCAGCCCCGACGCTACCAACAACGCTGACGAGTCGCGCCGACTTCGTCGCTGTCGCTGCTGGTCGAGCTCCGCTTCCTGTCGGCCGCATCTCTTCGCTGCGGCCACGACTGCGACGGTCGAAGAGGTCGTCTCCTCCGTGCCTTGCTCGCTCCAGGTTGAGCCGCAGGTAGAGTTGTCGGTGAGCGGCACCATCTCGGACTCTGCTTTGCGCCCATGACGCATGATGTCCGCGGCCAAGCAGCTTGCCTTCTTCTTGAGC is a window from the Dermacentor albipictus isolate Rhodes 1998 colony chromosome 6, USDA_Dalb.pri_finalv2, whole genome shotgun sequence genome containing:
- the LOC135920754 gene encoding uncharacterized protein isoform X2, with amino-acid sequence MRHGRKAESEMVPLTDNSTCGSTWSEQGTEETTSSTVAVVAAAKRCGRQEAELDQQRQRRSRRDSSALLVASGLDDCQQSVTSVRGAWPKPNRQQWSSMLFVQLSVVVVALAVAATIALVYALSDAEVQNQISSRPWDDDSGSDAVGGDELTFGPAAIRLHNADVEDQGRRAPHKTNAAANLEKPVKLASGSSPSARSAGKRGPSTFEIGRTAPSSPVGAGVVWLEDERLGQVRPEEFPPEPQGGASELDGGRRRHSVSPDDNRVSGVAKSRDNSSSAVLGKNANKGTFAKNGRNVKRLNRKAVLRKQGLMGLLNT
- the LOC135920754 gene encoding uncharacterized protein isoform X1 codes for the protein MLKKKASCLAAEIMRHGRKAESEMVPLTDNSTCGSTWSEQGTEETTSSTVAVVGGAKRRGRQEAELDQQRQRRSRRASSALLVASGLDDCQHSVPSVRGASPKPNRQQWSSMLFVQLSVVVVALAVAATIALVYALSDAEVQNQISSRPWDDDSGSDAVGGDELTFGPAAIRLHNADVEDQGRRAPHKTNAAANLEKPVKLASGSSPSARSAGKRGPSTFEIGRTAPSSPVGAGVVWLEDERLGQVRPEEFPPEPQGGASELDGGRRRHSVSPDDNRVSGVAKSRDNSSSAVLGKNANKGTFAKNGRNVKRLNRKAVLRKQGLMGLLNT